The segment tCTCTGAAAAGATTTAACTCTGCAGGCGAGATTCCTTGCCAGTTTTCTAATTCAGTTAGACGTCGTAAATTATCACAATTTTCCATTAACAGCTGTATAGTTTTCATCGATAAATCATGACTGTACAATATTTTAAGCTCTTCCAATTTGCTCATTGGATTCTGCAAAAGTATTCTTCTCATTGTTTCGTCTCCGATACCAGTCGACGACCCCAACTGTATAAACTTGATATTGGTACAATGAGAAAGCAAAAATTCTAGGTGCATACTCGCGCATTCTGCTACACATTTGATTCTCTCTAATGACTGAAAAGGTGCGACTGCAAGCTTTCTTGGATATCTTTGTGCACGCTCTAAGAATTCACAGTTATAAAATGTTAGGCTTTTTATGTCCGGGCAGTACTGACTTATCGATACGAGTGCATTTAAATCAATTTCCTCTACATGCTCCAAGTGCAGACTTATAATTGTGCTACCCTTTATTTCCAATAACGTGTTTATTCCATGGTTATAAAAATCGCAAGACAAGAGtttcaattcttttaaataatcaaGAGTAGCGAGAATTGTTAAGTCAACGATTCTTTCGTCGCGTAGCAGACAAAGGCTCGTAATATATGGACACATCTCAACTAAAAGATATAATTGTTCCATACTGAAATTTCGGCTTTCAAACGTTCTTATGTGGAAAGAACTTTTAACATTCTTTTCGTTTTTATTGATAAGCTCTAAAACAAATCCAAATTCGTCGCATCTGCCAATGTCTTGAATGTTCAAATGTTCTAAGAAGAGATTCGCATAACCAGGTGTACTCATAGAAGTTCTACATAATTTAACTTGCGTCAAATATTTACACGAAAGCAGCGGACCAACACTGCGCTCTGTTACGGATCTAGATGCAGTTACATCTAGTTTCTGCAGCTTTTTACAATGCTGAGCTAGAGCCATTATAATATTATCTGTACAGTCGAAACATAAAATGAAGCACGCTAAGTTCGGCATAACAGAAACTCCATTGATAATCATTTTCTCGATATCCGATGTTCTCCAACCGGCTGAGCCTGAGCCCAAGTCTAGAACTTCAAGGCCGATCATATCGTGTAACTCATTATACAGCACGTGTCTCATAATTTTAGGCCAAACCGAGAATTCAATTGTTCTTAAATGTGCACCTACAGCGACTTCCGTTAAATGAAGAGCAACAGTCATTTCTGATAAGAAGGCTGTAGTCGAAGCAAAGTCATTGTATGTACCTCTGGTTTCTTTAACTAAATTTTCGACCGCAGTCAACACTGCTATGGACATTCTATTGTATAAGTTTCGAGGTATATTGGAGTTTAGTAAATATTTCATGAACTGTAACATCGAATGTAATTTAACAATTCCATGTTCTGGATTTGTTTTAGAAATGGTGCAAACAAGCTTTGTCATGTGTCTACCAAAAGCAATTACAAATTCGCCG is part of the Lasioglossum baleicum chromosome 6, iyLasBale1, whole genome shotgun sequence genome and harbors:
- the LOC143209485 gene encoding uncharacterized protein LOC143209485 isoform X1, which translates into the protein MPKKHQVPMLVDLALHSIGEFVIAFGRHMTKLVCTISKTNPEHGIVKLHSMLQFMKYLLNSNIPRNLYNRMSIAVLTAVENLVKETRGTYNDFASTTAFLSEMTVALHLTEVAVGAHLRTIEFSVWPKIMRHVLYNELHDMIGLEVLDLGSGSAGWRTSDIEKMIINGVSVMPNLACFILCFDCTDNIIMALAQHCKKLQKLDVTASRSVTERSVGPLLSCKYLTQVKLCRTSMSTPGYANLFLEHLNIQDIGRCDEFGFVLELINKNEKNVKSSFHIRTFESRNFSMEQLYLLVEMCPYITSLCLLRDERIVDLTILATLDYLKELKLLSCDFYNHGINTLLEIKGSTIISLHLEHVEEIDLNALVSISQYCPDIKSLTFYNCEFLERAQRYPRKLAVAPFQSLERIKCVAECASMHLEFLLSHCTNIKFIQLGSSTGIGDETMRRILLQNPMSKLEELKILYSHDLSMKTIQLLMENCDNLRRLTELENWQGISPAELNLFREELKQSNTNLDTSPSLSFA